The proteins below are encoded in one region of bacterium:
- a CDS encoding anhydro-N-acetylmuramic acid kinase gives MKINFIEPEKNRQVIGINSGTSMDALDIALVRVSGTGDSLRLRLDAFEEFPFPEGWKRYLLDLIDRGTPSQISQANMLIGKVFADGINRFIEKHQIERKTITAIGSHGQTIFHHPAKEILFDNAVHSTLQLGDPSVIAQQTEILTVGDFRMADVAAGGSGAPLVPYFDYIVFRDPQKHRGILNIGGIANITLLPAGGTLDELAAFDTGPGNMLIDYAVQEFFNEPFDDNGNIARSGKIHEGIASAILQHEYFNIKPPKSTGREMFGKKFSEEIFKDFIDIAPADKVATLAEATARSIFDQVKKFSKHDLHELIVSGGGIKNSYLMERLKFHFQTATIRSSAEFGIPAEAKEAMLFALLANECLTGTPANVPAVT, from the coding sequence ATGAAAATAAATTTTATAGAGCCGGAAAAAAATCGTCAGGTGATCGGCATTAATTCCGGTACTTCGATGGATGCGCTGGACATCGCGTTAGTACGGGTCAGCGGAACGGGCGATTCGCTTCGTCTGCGTCTTGATGCATTTGAAGAATTTCCTTTTCCGGAAGGGTGGAAACGTTATTTACTGGATCTGATTGATCGAGGGACCCCAAGTCAAATAAGCCAGGCCAACATGCTCATCGGGAAAGTTTTTGCTGATGGGATTAATCGCTTTATCGAAAAACACCAGATCGAACGCAAGACAATAACGGCGATCGGTTCGCACGGCCAAACGATTTTCCATCATCCTGCAAAAGAAATTCTATTTGATAATGCCGTTCATTCGACGTTGCAACTCGGCGATCCGTCGGTGATAGCCCAGCAGACGGAAATCCTGACAGTCGGAGATTTTCGAATGGCTGACGTTGCAGCGGGTGGAAGCGGAGCTCCGCTCGTGCCGTATTTCGATTACATTGTTTTTCGCGATCCTCAAAAGCATCGCGGCATTTTAAATATCGGCGGAATTGCTAATATAACGCTCCTTCCGGCCGGCGGAACACTGGATGAGTTGGCGGCGTTTGATACTGGCCCTGGGAATATGTTAATCGATTATGCAGTGCAGGAATTTTTTAATGAGCCGTTCGACGATAACGGCAATATCGCTCGGTCCGGAAAAATTCATGAAGGAATTGCAAGCGCTATTTTGCAGCATGAATATTTTAACATTAAACCGCCAAAATCGACCGGAAGGGAAATGTTTGGGAAGAAATTTTCTGAAGAGATTTTCAAAGATTTTATAGATATTGCGCCGGCCGACAAAGTCGCTACGCTGGCCGAGGCAACAGCACGAAGTATTTTTGATCAGGTTAAAAAATTTTCCAAACACGATTTGCACGAGCTGATCGTCAGCGGTGGTGGCATTAAGAATAGTTACTTGATGGAAAGATTGAAGTTTCATTTTCAAACCGCGACCATCCGCTCATCGGCTGAATTTGGAATTCCGGCCGAAGCCAAAGAAGCAATGTTATTTGCATTGTTGGCGAATGAATGTTTGACGGGCACGCCTGCAAATGTACCGGCTGTGAC
- a CDS encoding AIR carboxylase family protein, whose protein sequence is MHLTEVAIIIDHANDMEHIRPCKEYLDHFGVRYDVQVLSAMRDPDALAEYVVKGPERGIKLFIAAAGIGAQLAGVIASKTFVPVIGVPLATTDINGVDALYAMVQMTEGVPVATVSIGIHGLKNAAVLAAEILALSDARLKERLRFFKQNGCKFA, encoded by the coding sequence ATGCATTTAACCGAGGTCGCGATCATCATCGATCACGCGAATGATATGGAACACATTCGCCCTTGTAAAGAATACCTGGATCATTTCGGTGTTCGGTACGATGTACAAGTTTTATCGGCCATGCGCGATCCTGATGCGTTGGCCGAATATGTCGTGAAGGGGCCGGAACGCGGCATTAAACTTTTTATCGCCGCTGCGGGAATCGGCGCTCAATTGGCCGGCGTGATTGCTTCGAAAACGTTCGTGCCGGTCATCGGCGTGCCGCTGGCTACAACCGACATCAACGGCGTGGATGCTTTGTATGCGATGGTACAAATGACAGAAGGGGTTCCGGTGGCAACGGTGTCAATCGGGATACACGGTTTGAAAAATGCCGCAGTGCTGGCTGCCGAAATTCTTGCTCTATCCGACGCACGGCTCAAGGAAAGGCTTCGTTTTTTTAAACAAAACGGCTGCAAATTCGCTTAA
- a CDS encoding polyprenol monophosphomannose synthase: protein MPNKRALIVIPTYNEKDNLPILIERIFKIDLSVYVSELHLLVVDDNSPDGTAELVRTLQKSDSRIHLLLRSEKQGLGKAYVAGFDYALQNSYDYIFEMDADLSHDPNYLPDFLNRIQHCDLVIGSRYVKGVNVINWPLSRLLISYFGNKYARWVTGMPIQDSTAGYKCFKRETLQSIDLTRVSASGYSFQIEMNYRAWILKFKICEIPIIFYDRTIGASKMSTNIIREGFLLVWKLKIRNFFGKL, encoded by the coding sequence ATGCCGAATAAACGCGCGTTGATTGTCATACCTACCTACAACGAAAAAGACAACCTGCCGATTCTCATCGAACGTATTTTCAAAATAGATCTGAGTGTGTATGTGTCCGAACTTCATCTTTTGGTAGTCGATGATAATTCTCCCGACGGTACTGCTGAACTTGTTCGCACGCTCCAAAAAAGCGATTCAAGAATTCATCTCCTTTTACGATCTGAAAAACAAGGTCTTGGTAAAGCCTATGTGGCCGGTTTTGATTACGCGCTTCAAAACAGTTATGACTATATTTTTGAAATGGATGCAGATTTATCGCATGATCCCAATTATCTCCCGGATTTTTTGAATCGGATCCAGCATTGCGATCTCGTGATCGGTTCGCGTTACGTCAAAGGCGTCAACGTGATCAATTGGCCGCTGTCGCGCCTGCTGATCAGTTATTTTGGCAATAAATATGCTCGGTGGGTTACAGGAATGCCGATCCAGGACTCTACGGCGGGATATAAATGTTTCAAGCGTGAAACTCTCCAGTCCATCGACTTGACCCGGGTCAGTGCAAGCGGTTATTCTTTCCAGATTGAAATGAATTATCGCGCATGGATTTTAAAATTTAAAATTTGCGAAATTCCTATTATATTTTATGACCGTACGATCGGTGCATCGAAAATGTCTACCAATATTATCCGGGAAGGGTTTCTACTCGTTTGGAAATTAAAAATCAGAAATTTTTTCGGAAAATTATAA
- a CDS encoding acetyl-CoA carboxylase carboxyltransferase subunit alpha: MPVILDFEKPIAELENKIKGMQSVANVDLSSEVNALEQKLEQLREEIYSKLTPWQKVQLARHPERPRSLDYIERFCEGFTELHGDRLFGDDHAIVGGFGKIDGQPFMVIGQQKGKDTKSNLYRNFGMPNPEGYRKAMRLMRMASKFNRPVLTLIDTPGAFPGIEAEERGQAEAIARNLLEMARLPIPIICVVIGEGASGGALGIGVGDKLLMMENTWYSVIAPESCSSILWRSWEHKEKAASALKLTADDLLKLNVIDRIIKEPLGGANRDYDLAAQFVKVAVMEEYRNLTAKPVSVLLDERIDKYSHMGFWGEMK, from the coding sequence TTGCCTGTTATTTTAGATTTTGAAAAGCCGATTGCCGAGCTTGAGAACAAAATTAAAGGCATGCAGAGCGTGGCCAATGTCGATCTCTCAAGCGAGGTGAACGCTCTTGAACAAAAGCTTGAACAATTACGCGAGGAAATTTATTCCAAGTTGACGCCATGGCAGAAAGTGCAGTTGGCACGACATCCCGAGCGCCCCCGCTCACTGGATTACATTGAGCGTTTTTGCGAAGGATTTACTGAACTGCACGGTGACAGACTTTTTGGCGATGATCATGCGATTGTCGGCGGTTTCGGAAAAATTGATGGCCAACCTTTTATGGTCATCGGCCAGCAAAAAGGCAAAGACACTAAAAGCAATCTGTACCGCAATTTTGGAATGCCTAATCCCGAAGGTTATCGTAAAGCCATGCGATTGATGCGGATGGCCTCGAAGTTCAATCGTCCGGTATTGACACTCATCGACACACCCGGCGCTTTTCCAGGAATCGAAGCCGAAGAACGCGGACAAGCAGAAGCCATTGCACGTAATCTGCTTGAAATGGCCCGCCTTCCGATTCCGATCATTTGCGTCGTCATCGGAGAAGGCGCATCCGGAGGCGCTTTGGGTATTGGAGTGGGCGATAAACTGCTTATGATGGAAAATACATGGTACTCGGTCATTGCGCCTGAATCGTGTTCCAGTATCTTATGGCGCAGTTGGGAGCATAAAGAAAAAGCTGCATCCGCGCTCAAACTAACAGCCGACGATTTGCTAAAACTGAACGTTATTGACCGGATCATCAAAGAACCATTGGGTGGCGCTAATCGCGACTATGATCTTGCGGCACAATTCGTTAAGGTGGCTGTGATGGAAGAATACAGAAACCTCACTGCCAAACCCGTCTCCGTACTTCTTGATGAACGTATTGATAAGTATTCTCACATGGGCTTTTGGGGAGAAATGAAATAA
- a CDS encoding acyl-CoA thioesterase, giving the protein MSIFSQPCVTIIRVRYAETDAMAVAHHASYLPWFEVGRTDMIRAMGYPYKEMEADGVLLPVIEVQANYIRSVHYDDVLELHSFPLEQSGSRLKIGYEMYRDKILVAKGHTIHAFTDKQGRPIRPPQKFLEKLTK; this is encoded by the coding sequence GTGAGCATCTTCTCTCAACCATGCGTAACGATCATTCGCGTTCGTTATGCTGAAACGGATGCGATGGCCGTTGCGCATCATGCGAGCTATTTACCATGGTTCGAAGTTGGCCGAACCGATATGATCCGCGCTATGGGTTACCCTTACAAAGAAATGGAAGCCGATGGTGTACTTCTGCCGGTAATCGAAGTTCAGGCCAACTATATCCGGTCTGTTCATTACGATGACGTATTGGAACTTCATTCATTTCCTCTTGAACAATCCGGCTCGCGTTTGAAGATCGGTTATGAAATGTATCGGGATAAAATTTTGGTGGCCAAAGGCCATACCATTCATGCTTTTACAGACAAACAAGGCAGGCCGATTCGCCCCCCACAAAAATTTTTAGAAAAGCTTACGAAGTGA
- a CDS encoding phosphatase PAP2 family protein, translated as MKTFLLFCLLSSIGFAQNKFDVNIFRAINNQHTPFTDDFFKTTTNSAKPLTIATPIGFVATGILAKDRQATDTGILLAASAILTAGITYTSKDIINRKRPYEALKNVHLGNYKERTASMPSGHTSAAFATATMVSLQYKKWYVTVPAYTWASLVGYSRMALGYHYPSDVIVGALVGAGSSYLIYKLQKPILKIFH; from the coding sequence ATGAAAACGTTTTTGTTGTTCTGCTTATTATCTTCGATAGGTTTTGCGCAAAATAAATTTGATGTTAATATTTTCCGTGCGATTAATAATCAGCACACACCCTTTACAGATGATTTTTTTAAAACAACCACGAACAGCGCAAAGCCGCTTACAATTGCTACGCCAATCGGCTTTGTGGCTACCGGAATACTTGCAAAAGACCGGCAAGCCACAGACACTGGCATCTTGCTGGCCGCTTCTGCCATACTCACAGCAGGTATTACCTACACTTCGAAAGATATTATTAATCGGAAAAGACCTTACGAAGCACTTAAAAATGTCCATTTGGGAAATTATAAAGAACGTACTGCATCCATGCCGTCCGGTCATACCAGTGCTGCATTCGCCACTGCAACAATGGTCTCACTACAATACAAAAAATGGTACGTGACTGTTCCTGCATACACATGGGCAAGTTTGGTAGGATATAGCCGTATGGCATTGGGGTATCATTATCCGAGCGATGTGATCGTCGGAGCGCTGGTCGGAGCCGGAAGTTCTTATCTTATTTATAAACTTCAAAAACCAATCCTGAAAATTTTTCACTGA
- a CDS encoding nucleotidyltransferase family protein: protein MNFSVIILAAGSSQRFQENKLLLSFAGSTILHHVIEKFIQLSPSEIIVVTGKYDEPIREALKNWPCKLIYNPDHVLGMSTSVRQGFSAISKHSDAAFITPGDLPLFRADTLDLIVQNFSDNIVIPVYNDQKGHPVLVNRSLIEWCLSHDEDKLLYKAIEFFTRNVKKIAVTDPGVVWDIDSREDYEKLKTNSSQ, encoded by the coding sequence ATGAACTTTTCTGTAATTATTCTTGCTGCAGGGTCGTCGCAACGTTTTCAGGAAAACAAATTGCTTCTTTCGTTTGCCGGTAGCACGATTCTTCATCACGTGATTGAAAAATTCATTCAGTTATCTCCGTCTGAAATTATCGTAGTTACCGGAAAGTACGATGAGCCCATCCGTGAGGCATTGAAGAATTGGCCCTGTAAACTTATTTATAACCCGGATCATGTTTTGGGAATGAGTACATCTGTTCGCCAAGGTTTTTCTGCGATTTCAAAACACTCGGATGCCGCTTTTATTACGCCGGGAGATTTGCCGTTATTTCGGGCTGACACACTCGATTTGATCGTACAAAATTTTTCGGATAATATTGTAATTCCGGTTTACAATGACCAAAAAGGCCATCCGGTTTTGGTCAATCGATCACTTATAGAGTGGTGTTTATCACACGACGAAGACAAGTTGTTATATAAAGCGATTGAATTCTTTACAAGGAATGTGAAGAAAATTGCTGTCACTGATCCGGGAGTTGTATGGGATATTGATTCGCGGGAAGATTATGAGAAGTTGAAAACTAATTCTAGTCAGTGA
- a CDS encoding universal stress protein, with protein MFKKILVPTDFSDASKAALEEALMLAKIFKSKIILMHVYEPIVYYTDVPMGMPDLVEIEQGIRSTAEASLHTMVERDIKGREKDFGMIELETLLVQGKAFVEIVRTAREQAVDLIVLSTHGRSAIEHILLGSVTEKVVRKASCAVLTIRAKNQFSMP; from the coding sequence ATGTTTAAAAAAATTCTGGTTCCTACCGATTTTTCCGACGCTTCCAAAGCGGCTCTGGAAGAAGCGTTAATGTTGGCGAAAATTTTTAAATCAAAAATTATTCTGATGCATGTATACGAACCCATCGTGTATTACACCGATGTGCCGATGGGTATGCCTGACTTGGTAGAAATCGAGCAAGGAATTCGTTCGACAGCCGAAGCGTCACTTCATACAATGGTTGAACGGGATATCAAGGGGCGTGAAAAAGATTTTGGAATGATCGAACTCGAAACGTTACTTGTACAGGGAAAAGCGTTTGTTGAAATAGTTAGAACGGCCCGTGAACAAGCCGTTGATCTGATTGTTTTGTCGACGCATGGGCGGAGCGCTATCGAGCATATTCTGCTTGGAAGCGTAACCGAAAAAGTAGTTCGTAAAGCATCCTGTGCCGTGCTCACGATTCGCGCAAAAAATCAATTTAGTATGCCATGA
- the thiE gene encoding thiamine phosphate synthase has protein sequence MIPGFKFYGITDRNLTGEKYFHHLEKAFQSGVGCIQIREKDLSPVELYQLCERIRSIAEPYDVKILINDRIDIALSLGLNGVHLTSNSLPADRARMILRKQALIGVSTHSESDVQSASGLGADFVVLGPVAPSPSKPAGHPILSLDEFHSICDHSPIPVYALGGMTLANVKKFIEAGAAGVAGISLLMQPEGLEQRLYDLKVILGSL, from the coding sequence ATGATTCCAGGGTTTAAATTTTACGGGATCACCGATCGCAACCTTACCGGTGAAAAATATTTTCACCATCTTGAAAAAGCTTTTCAATCCGGTGTTGGCTGTATTCAAATTAGAGAAAAAGATTTATCGCCGGTTGAGTTATATCAATTATGCGAACGGATCCGGTCGATTGCCGAGCCGTACGATGTAAAAATTCTGATCAATGATCGCATCGATATTGCTTTGAGTCTTGGATTAAACGGTGTACATTTGACAAGCAATAGTTTGCCGGCTGATCGGGCGCGAATGATTTTAAGAAAACAAGCTCTCATTGGAGTTTCGACTCATTCCGAATCCGATGTACAATCGGCGTCCGGGCTCGGAGCGGATTTTGTGGTATTGGGACCGGTCGCTCCATCGCCGTCGAAACCGGCAGGGCATCCGATTCTTTCACTCGACGAATTTCATTCGATCTGTGATCATTCGCCGATTCCAGTATATGCGTTAGGTGGAATGACATTGGCTAATGTGAAAAAATTCATAGAAGCAGGAGCAGCCGGCGTTGCGGGCATTTCATTGCTCATGCAACCGGAAGGGCTTGAACAGCGTCTGTATGATCTGAAAGTGATTTTGGGAAGTTTGTAG
- a CDS encoding flippase-like domain-containing protein produces the protein MTDNPIENSPEINSTPDGNPKNSLKKTLLLLIKIGITVFLFYFIATKIQLTEIRAEFSEINWNAFGIGLAMTIPNILIQHYKWRYLTHILNPAISNRDIFASLMCGFSIGLVTPGRLGELGKGLFLTSVRRSEITGMSIIDKVFSQLALSVFGLIGMVMMIEFQFQPGTEIKTLVIIFGVLLITILSMVAFVPERVRDVIRSSKKIFHYAPFRDKIFSLISASENFKKHHFAPSLAYALIFQLIIYVQFYWFINAFTPMPISDGLIGASSVMFAKSLLPIALMDIGVREGASIYFLGKLGISASAAFNASIMIFLSNVLLPGVIGLFYLVHFNFFKRHDSRV, from the coding sequence ATGACCGATAATCCTATCGAAAATAGCCCGGAAATCAATTCTACTCCAGATGGCAATCCAAAAAACAGTTTAAAAAAAACTCTGTTATTGTTGATCAAAATCGGAATTACGGTTTTTTTATTTTACTTTATCGCTACAAAAATTCAGCTGACCGAGATACGCGCGGAATTCAGTGAGATCAATTGGAACGCATTCGGGATTGGATTAGCCATGACCATTCCGAATATTTTAATTCAACATTACAAATGGCGTTATCTGACTCACATTTTGAATCCGGCGATATCGAACCGGGATATCTTTGCTTCACTGATGTGCGGTTTTTCTATCGGATTAGTAACTCCGGGCCGGTTGGGTGAATTGGGAAAAGGCCTTTTTTTGACTTCCGTCCGGCGTTCAGAAATTACCGGGATGTCAATCATCGACAAAGTTTTCTCACAACTGGCGCTTTCCGTTTTTGGTTTAATCGGAATGGTAATGATGATTGAATTCCAATTTCAACCGGGGACCGAGATTAAAACACTCGTAATAATTTTTGGTGTTTTACTCATTACTATTTTGTCGATGGTGGCGTTTGTGCCCGAACGTGTCCGTGATGTCATCCGGTCATCCAAAAAGATATTTCATTATGCGCCGTTTCGCGATAAAATATTTTCATTGATTTCGGCGTCGGAGAACTTCAAGAAACATCATTTTGCGCCGAGTCTTGCTTATGCGCTGATTTTTCAATTGATTATTTATGTCCAGTTTTACTGGTTTATCAACGCATTTACTCCTATGCCAATCAGCGACGGATTGATAGGCGCGTCGAGCGTTATGTTTGCCAAGTCTTTACTGCCCATCGCATTAATGGACATTGGAGTGCGCGAAGGCGCATCGATTTATTTTCTTGGTAAGCTCGGTATTTCAGCCTCGGCCGCATTCAATGCCTCTATCATGATTTTTCTGAGCAACGTTTTGCTGCCGGGAGTGATCGGTCTTTTTTATCTTGTTCATTTTAATTTCTTCAAACGTCATGATTCCAGGGTTTAA
- a CDS encoding peptidoglycan DD-metalloendopeptidase family protein, whose translation MLDLNNLKLISKRVLIGFLGAVILTGLIVSQNFQKKITDHQKNLKKLQTEIKNYESKLSSKSQSEKSELEKLNDVNGKIGLLQQLIGELEKGRQITEANIATLRVILEQTQDELARLKKLTSQRLVQVYKHREEDPLAFILTSQSLTQAYSRMKYLKIITDQDKKDLSVLRRKKNSIVSQKKQIEGELLMQTQLIRLKKNEKASLDGELKKRTQALQKIRKDKKLLASLIEQRKDDIETMQTLIAELERKKKEQEALEEANKQKALAENKTTVKTYKRPVYEEKSNFIQYKGKLPLPAAGRIVKKFGDHIHPVLGTKTRNPGVDILTNTNSEVHAVAKGRVSVVTWLRRFGNTLLIDHGGGYYTVYAHLGEIYVNPDQTLNAGDVIARVDESDEGQPILHFGVYKSGEPLDPQGWLK comes from the coding sequence ATGCTTGACCTCAACAATTTAAAACTTATTTCAAAGCGGGTTCTGATTGGATTTCTCGGTGCGGTTATCCTTACCGGTTTGATTGTCAGCCAAAACTTCCAGAAGAAAATTACCGATCATCAGAAAAACCTGAAAAAACTTCAGACAGAAATTAAAAACTACGAATCAAAATTATCATCGAAATCTCAAAGTGAAAAAAGCGAACTGGAAAAATTGAATGACGTAAACGGTAAGATCGGTTTGCTACAGCAACTTATCGGCGAATTGGAAAAAGGGCGACAGATTACGGAAGCCAATATCGCAACTCTGCGTGTTATTCTGGAACAAACACAGGATGAATTGGCCCGATTAAAAAAACTCACGAGTCAGCGGCTGGTTCAGGTTTATAAACATCGTGAAGAAGATCCGCTGGCGTTTATTCTTACGTCCCAGTCGTTAACGCAGGCTTATTCGAGAATGAAGTATCTGAAGATTATTACCGATCAGGATAAAAAAGACTTGTCGGTTTTGCGTCGCAAAAAAAATTCAATCGTTTCGCAAAAAAAGCAAATCGAAGGCGAATTATTAATGCAAACACAATTGATTCGCCTGAAAAAGAATGAAAAAGCCTCATTGGACGGTGAGTTAAAAAAGCGAACACAGGCGCTGCAAAAAATCCGAAAAGACAAAAAGCTTCTGGCCTCTTTGATCGAGCAACGAAAAGATGATATTGAAACGATGCAAACTTTGATTGCCGAACTGGAAAGAAAGAAAAAAGAACAGGAGGCATTAGAAGAAGCCAACAAACAAAAAGCTTTGGCTGAAAATAAGACAACTGTCAAGACTTATAAAAGGCCTGTATATGAAGAAAAGTCTAATTTCATTCAATACAAAGGTAAGCTGCCTTTGCCGGCGGCTGGCCGCATCGTTAAAAAATTTGGCGATCACATCCATCCGGTCTTAGGTACAAAGACTCGCAATCCCGGCGTAGATATTTTGACGAATACTAATAGCGAAGTTCATGCGGTTGCCAAAGGTCGTGTCTCTGTTGTCACGTGGCTCCGGCGTTTTGGCAATACGCTGTTGATTGATCACGGCGGCGGCTATTATACAGTCTATGCGCATTTAGGAGAAATCTACGTTAATCCGGATCAGACTCTCAATGCCGGTGACGTGATCGCGCGGGTCGATGAATCCGATGAAGGCCAGCCTATTTTACATTTTGGCGTTTATAAAAGCGGCGAACCGTTGGATCCGCAAGGCTGGTTGAAATGA
- a CDS encoding B12-binding domain-containing radical SAM protein yields MKRPAILLVNPYLYDFAAYDLWIKPLGLLYIGAVLEENGCDITLLDALNRHHPDVLALQCRTEAKSKKYGDGYFYKETIEKPSEFSDVPRLYSRYGMPPEIFKNNLERIRRECSIDLILVTSGMTYWYRGAHEAIAMCREVFPEIPVLFGGIYATLFHEFAKHHSGADLVFKGESERAVLEFIKEKFKLPSTKTYLGYDDYPHPAYHLYPKLEYVGMMTTRGCPYTCSFCATHEFTDVFRRRHPQKVVEEIRSYAEKSIRNVTFYDDALFVNSERHIKPILRQIIDEKLNLNFHTPNGLFAKLLDKELGEMLVESGFKTIRLSYESKNPERQKQMRKVTDSDLENALNNLEAAGFPRDEVTVYLIMGLPNQTPDEVRDSIRYVHELGARISLSSYSPIPNTPDWDSAVRDYSFPNDNPLMTNKSVYPLKNAHFTGEDFNRLKNDAIECNRRIKSSENINISDYNVYA; encoded by the coding sequence ATGAAACGACCGGCCATTTTGTTGGTCAACCCATATTTGTATGATTTCGCGGCATACGATCTATGGATTAAACCGCTTGGATTGCTTTACATCGGTGCCGTACTCGAAGAAAACGGTTGTGACATTACTTTGCTGGATGCCCTAAACCGTCATCATCCCGATGTATTGGCCTTGCAATGTCGTACGGAAGCCAAATCAAAAAAATACGGAGACGGCTATTTTTATAAAGAAACCATTGAGAAACCATCGGAATTTTCGGACGTGCCCCGTTTATATTCTCGCTATGGAATGCCGCCTGAAATTTTTAAAAATAATTTGGAACGTATTCGACGAGAATGTTCTATCGATTTGATTTTGGTAACTTCAGGAATGACTTATTGGTATCGCGGTGCGCATGAAGCCATCGCTATGTGCCGTGAAGTTTTTCCTGAAATCCCTGTTTTGTTCGGCGGTATTTACGCAACCTTGTTTCATGAATTTGCAAAACATCATTCGGGCGCCGATCTCGTTTTTAAAGGGGAAAGCGAACGTGCGGTCTTAGAGTTCATTAAAGAAAAATTCAAATTACCTTCTACTAAAACCTATCTCGGCTACGATGATTATCCCCATCCGGCGTATCATTTATATCCAAAGCTTGAATACGTTGGCATGATGACAACCCGCGGTTGTCCCTATACATGTTCGTTTTGCGCAACGCATGAATTTACCGATGTCTTCCGGCGGCGGCATCCTCAAAAAGTTGTGGAGGAAATTCGAAGCTATGCTGAGAAGAGTATTCGCAACGTAACGTTTTACGACGATGCCTTATTCGTCAATTCTGAACGGCATATCAAACCGATTTTACGGCAAATTATTGATGAAAAGTTAAATCTTAATTTTCACACCCCGAATGGATTATTTGCTAAATTGCTGGACAAAGAACTCGGGGAAATGCTGGTTGAGAGCGGATTTAAGACCATTCGTCTGAGTTACGAATCAAAAAATCCCGAACGACAAAAACAAATGCGAAAAGTTACCGATTCTGATCTTGAAAACGCATTGAATAATCTTGAAGCTGCAGGTTTTCCGCGTGATGAAGTTACGGTGTACCTGATCATGGGTCTTCCTAATCAAACGCCGGATGAAGTGCGTGACAGTATCAGATACGTTCATGAGTTGGGTGCTCGCATCAGCTTATCCTCTTATTCACCCATTCCCAACACACCCGATTGGGATTCGGCCGTTCGGGATTACAGTTTTCCAAACGATAATCCGCTTATGACCAATAAATCCGTTTATCCGTTAAAAAATGCACACTTTACTGGAGAGGATTTCAACCGTCTTAAGAATGACGCGATTGAATGTAATCGGCGGATCAAAAGCAGCGAGAATATCAATATTTCAGATTATAACGTCTATGCTTGA